The following are encoded in a window of Clostridium thermarum genomic DNA:
- a CDS encoding DUF6544 family protein — protein MDKKYMLLILLVLVIVVILLLFNKCGELKNVYNTAVQKELEQSATMEKDILTEEDIKDLPEPVQKYIRYSQAIGKEKVRNFTVTFEGKFKADPEKGWAKMKAKQYTDLIKSTRLYYMDMKMFGLPVYGVHRYIGGKASMLAKLGGLLTVVDGKGPEMNEGETVTVFNDMCVLAPGSLIDERIEWETVDSSTVKATFTNEGIKIHAVLYFNDKGELINFVSEDRYYSPSGKTYKKYKWSTPLCEYKNFNGTRISSGGEAVWTLPEGDYSYGKIGIAEIKYNISN, from the coding sequence ATGGATAAGAAGTATATGTTGCTTATCCTATTAGTACTGGTTATTGTAGTAATTCTGCTTCTATTCAATAAATGCGGAGAGTTAAAAAATGTCTACAATACGGCGGTACAAAAGGAACTGGAGCAATCTGCCACAATGGAAAAAGATATACTTACAGAAGAAGACATCAAAGATTTACCGGAACCGGTACAAAAATATATCAGGTACTCCCAGGCAATAGGAAAAGAGAAGGTAAGAAATTTTACCGTGACTTTTGAAGGAAAGTTTAAAGCAGATCCCGAAAAAGGTTGGGCAAAAATGAAGGCCAAGCAATATACTGACTTGATAAAGTCTACAAGGTTATATTATATGGACATGAAAATGTTTGGACTACCGGTTTATGGCGTTCATCGCTACATTGGCGGAAAGGCAAGTATGCTTGCTAAATTAGGGGGCTTGCTTACAGTGGTAGACGGAAAGGGACCTGAGATGAATGAGGGAGAAACAGTTACTGTATTCAATGACATGTGTGTGCTAGCCCCAGGCAGCCTTATAGATGAGAGAATAGAATGGGAGACCGTAGATTCAAGTACAGTAAAAGCTACCTTTACCAATGAGGGTATAAAGATCCATGCAGTTCTGTACTTCAATGATAAAGGAGAACTTATAAACTTTGTTTCTGAAGACAGATATTATTCTCCTTCAGGAAAAACCTATAAAAAGTATAAATGGTCAACTCCCTTATGTGAATATAAGAACTTTAATGGTACTAGAATTTCCTCCGGTGGTGAGGCTGTATGGACCCTGCCTGAAGGAGACTATAGCTATGGAAAGATTGGTATTGCGGAAATTAAATACAATATAAGTAATTAA
- a CDS encoding MATE family efflux transporter, whose translation MSMKYVQDMTEGNEVSLLIKFSLPMLLGNIFQQFYNMVDSIVVGKFVGANALAAVGSTGSLNFLFFSLCSGLSVGTGIIISQYFGAKKEARVKRAIANSVYVIGIVGIIMSILAAALARPVLQAMNTPPEILEDATAYLRIVSGGMIGVASYNAIAAMLRALGDSKTPLIFLIVASIINVVLDLILVLVFGLGVLGVAYATVSSQLISAVGCIIFAWKKNPYFKLDKSHWKVSESIIKKCIRIGVPVAIQNSMIAVSLVALQRVVNGFGEVAVAAYTATSRVEQLIQQPFNSLSAAMSTFSGQNMGSNKLDRVKKGYHKSILIVAGFSILALLGAQFGGRAMMEVFVKDEAVISLGAKAIKITSCFYFPLGMIYITRGLLNGTGDSLYAMINGFVEVMGRVGFSSVLAAVPAFGVWSIWATSGLTWTITAIASVIRYRQGQWKKKSLVKPATT comes from the coding sequence ATGTCAATGAAGTACGTACAAGATATGACAGAAGGAAATGAGGTTTCTCTTCTTATAAAGTTTTCCTTACCTATGTTACTGGGCAATATATTTCAACAGTTTTACAATATGGTGGATTCTATAGTAGTGGGAAAGTTTGTTGGAGCTAATGCTTTAGCAGCAGTAGGGTCAACCGGGTCTTTGAATTTTTTATTTTTTTCTCTTTGTTCAGGATTATCTGTAGGAACAGGTATAATTATTTCACAGTACTTTGGTGCCAAGAAAGAAGCAAGGGTAAAGAGAGCTATTGCAAATTCTGTCTATGTTATAGGGATAGTGGGAATAATTATGAGCATTTTAGCTGCTGCGCTTGCAAGGCCGGTTCTCCAGGCAATGAATACTCCCCCTGAAATTTTAGAAGATGCTACCGCATATTTGAGGATTGTATCTGGGGGCATGATAGGGGTTGCGTCCTATAATGCTATAGCCGCAATGCTTAGAGCTTTAGGGGATTCAAAGACACCTCTCATTTTCTTAATTGTAGCCAGTATTATCAATGTTGTCTTGGATTTAATCCTTGTACTGGTCTTTGGACTTGGAGTATTAGGGGTAGCCTATGCTACTGTAAGCTCTCAATTAATTTCTGCAGTGGGCTGCATAATTTTTGCCTGGAAAAAGAACCCCTACTTTAAATTAGACAAGAGTCACTGGAAAGTAAGTGAGTCTATAATTAAAAAGTGTATAAGGATTGGTGTTCCAGTAGCCATACAGAACTCCATGATTGCCGTGTCCCTGGTAGCTCTGCAGAGAGTTGTAAATGGCTTTGGAGAAGTAGCAGTTGCAGCCTATACGGCCACCAGCAGAGTTGAGCAGCTTATACAGCAGCCTTTTAATTCCTTATCTGCAGCCATGTCTACTTTTTCGGGACAAAATATGGGATCAAATAAACTTGATAGGGTGAAAAAGGGATACCATAAGAGTATTTTAATAGTTGCTGGATTTAGTATCTTAGCCCTGCTGGGAGCACAATTTGGAGGACGTGCCATGATGGAGGTTTTCGTCAAGGATGAAGCGGTTATAAGCCTTGGAGCTAAGGCAATTAAAATTACCAGCTGTTTCTATTTCCCTCTTGGAATGATCTATATTACACGGGGACTTCTTAATGGAACAGGGGATTCTTTATATGCTATGATCAATGGGTTTGTGGAGGTTATGGGAAGGGTTGGCTTCTCAAGTGTTTTAGCTGCAGTTCCAGCTTTTGGTGTTTGGAGCATATGGGCTACAAGCGGACTGACC
- a CDS encoding MarR family winged helix-turn-helix transcriptional regulator: protein MDNLEKQKYIFGSLFLLANKLQALGDKYMGKDGMTTKQWFLTAIISQFGDNPPTLSEVAELMGSSRQNIKQLALKLEEKEFLKIHQDERDARALRLKLTKKSQEFWEKREDKDAQFIMYLFEGLSHHEIEVMCTGIKKLLEKIEEMGGQFNG from the coding sequence ATGGATAATTTAGAAAAACAGAAGTATATTTTCGGAAGTCTCTTTCTTCTTGCCAATAAGCTTCAGGCTTTAGGGGATAAGTATATGGGTAAGGATGGCATGACCACGAAGCAATGGTTTTTGACGGCTATAATTTCTCAGTTTGGTGATAATCCACCCACACTCAGCGAAGTAGCAGAGCTTATGGGAAGTTCCAGACAGAACATAAAACAGCTAGCTTTAAAGCTTGAGGAAAAGGAATTTTTAAAAATACACCAGGATGAACGGGATGCCAGGGCACTAAGGCTTAAGTTGACAAAAAAGAGCCAAGAGTTTTGGGAGAAGCGAGAGGATAAGGATGCTCAATTCATTATGTATCTATTTGAAGGTTTAAGCCACCACGAGATAGAAGTAATGTGCACTGGAATAAAAAAGCTCCTTGAAAAAATCGAAGAAATGGGAGGTCAATTCAATGGATAA
- a CDS encoding PulJ/GspJ family protein has translation MKKKGLTLIELMIALSMFSIISLFMYRTLFTQIRQAAEYNHNIDLLYNANKALNMLTDKIRSSSGITLSGNPVAQVLSNGVVVIDLTSNTTSPDIYFNSGKKELVNADGRTCSYIDSVVISQGTSPDKEDELIYITVSAVKGNSEFSSSTAVNIRR, from the coding sequence ATGAAGAAGAAGGGTTTAACGCTAATTGAGTTAATGATAGCACTCAGCATGTTTAGCATAATATCCTTATTTATGTATAGGACATTGTTTACACAAATAAGGCAGGCTGCAGAGTATAATCATAATATAGACCTACTGTACAATGCCAATAAGGCTTTGAATATGCTCACTGATAAAATAAGAAGTTCCTCAGGCATAACCCTGTCCGGAAATCCTGTAGCCCAAGTACTTTCCAATGGAGTGGTTGTAATTGATTTAACATCAAATACAACTAGTCCGGATATCTATTTTAACAGTGGCAAAAAAGAATTGGTAAATGCGGATGGTAGGACCTGTTCCTACATTGATTCTGTGGTTATCAGTCAGGGAACCTCACCAGATAAGGAAGATGAGCTGATTTATATAACTGTTTCAGCAGTGAAAGGGAACAGTGAATTTTCAAGTTCTACTGCTGTTAATATAAGAAGATAG
- a CDS encoding DUF975 family protein, translating to MWSRSELKARAKEVLRRIYWSAFGVSIVISLAGGDYGGGGSNSSSRNSGDSFFANIFDNSAAFWRFVTIALIGIGFITVLRIVVGYCLEVGGRRYFIQSAQYRDNSGCFSFAFAGHNYKEIVKTMFVKDILIFLWSLLFIIPGIVKSYAYRMVPYILADNPNIGVKRAIELSNEMTRGHKFDMFVLDLSFIGWYLLGALACGVGVLFVKPYENATYAELYLVLRRNAIYYNMCRPDELLLNQPEGYYDRW from the coding sequence ATGTGGTCAAGAAGTGAATTGAAAGCCAGAGCTAAAGAGGTCTTGAGAAGAATCTACTGGAGTGCTTTTGGCGTAAGTATTGTAATTTCTTTAGCCGGTGGTGATTATGGGGGAGGTGGCAGCAATTCTAGCTCTAGGAACTCCGGAGACTCTTTTTTTGCAAATATCTTTGATAACAGTGCTGCATTTTGGCGATTCGTTACCATTGCTTTAATTGGTATTGGATTTATTACGGTTCTTCGTATTGTTGTGGGTTATTGCTTAGAGGTAGGCGGTAGAAGGTATTTTATTCAGTCCGCTCAATACAGAGATAATTCCGGATGTTTTAGCTTTGCTTTTGCAGGACATAACTATAAGGAAATAGTAAAAACTATGTTTGTAAAAGATATTCTTATCTTTCTTTGGAGTCTGCTGTTTATTATACCTGGTATAGTAAAATCCTATGCCTACAGGATGGTGCCCTATATACTGGCAGATAATCCAAACATCGGAGTAAAAAGAGCTATAGAACTAAGCAATGAAATGACTAGGGGGCACAAGTTTGATATGTTTGTATTAGACTTGTCCTTTATCGGTTGGTACTTGTTGGGCGCTTTAGCATGTGGAGTAGGTGTTCTATTTGTAAAACCTTATGAGAACGCTACTTATGCTGAGTTATATTTAGTATTGAGAAGAAACGCCATCTATTATAACATGTGCAGGCCTGATGAATTGTTATTAAATCAGCCAGAAGGTTATTATGATAGATGGTAA
- the tlp gene encoding small acid-soluble spore protein Tlp, producing the protein MSKPDDRRDNVDKLQETIDNTIENMRLTEEAIEETANAKTKAELEDKNKRRQEALESLRSEIRDEAIAKKNGYK; encoded by the coding sequence ATGAGTAAACCGGATGATAGAAGAGATAATGTAGATAAGCTTCAAGAAACAATTGATAATACAATCGAGAATATGAGGCTTACAGAAGAGGCTATAGAAGAGACAGCTAATGCAAAAACGAAGGCTGAACTGGAGGATAAAAATAAACGTAGACAAGAGGCACTGGAATCCTTGAGGTCTGAAATTAGAGATGAAGCAATAGCCAAAAAGAATGGTTATAAATAG